In a single window of the Olivibacter sp. SDN3 genome:
- a CDS encoding VOC family protein, giving the protein MQQLKKIDEQTNVITWFEIPVLDTARAKKFYETILAVTMSTRVFPETDEELTFFPYDPKIIQATSGRVTGALVKSATSQPSATGSLIYINASPSIQVVLDKVEQAGGQIIIPKTAMNAGLIAIITDTEGNRIGLHAER; this is encoded by the coding sequence ATGCAACAACTAAAAAAAATTGATGAGCAAACAAATGTTATTACATGGTTTGAAATTCCAGTTTTAGATACTGCCAGAGCAAAAAAGTTTTACGAAACTATTTTGGCAGTAACGATGAGTACTCGGGTTTTTCCTGAAACAGATGAGGAACTTACTTTTTTTCCTTATGACCCTAAAATCATTCAGGCTACTTCGGGGAGAGTGACCGGCGCCTTAGTTAAATCGGCTACCAGTCAACCATCAGCTACGGGCAGCCTGATATATATCAATGCAAGTCCAAGTATACAGGTTGTTCTTGATAAGGTAGAACAAGCGGGGGGGCAGATCATTATACCAAAAACCGCAATGAATGCAGGCCTTATTGCGATTATTACAGATACGGAGGGAAACCGTATAGGACTCCATGCCGAGAGGTAA
- a CDS encoding Crp/Fnr family transcriptional regulator yields MKNLLKYIYSLTDFSDESWKQLQGALTKREFKKNELLLKEGEVCNALFYIDKGYCRSYYSLDGIAKNTGFYFENDLTTNINSFGSGQKSMYNIIACEPLTTIIFNKEPLFQAAKHAPEIEILGRHCIRLFAAKQEEFANLFKLYAAKDRLAYLEKNHPMLLQRVPLSQLASFLGVARETLSRIRNRRVNLKFRDDCHS; encoded by the coding sequence ATGAAAAACCTTTTAAAATATATTTACTCACTCACTGATTTTTCTGATGAGAGCTGGAAACAGTTACAAGGGGCGTTGACCAAACGGGAATTCAAGAAAAATGAGCTACTATTGAAAGAAGGTGAAGTATGTAATGCGTTGTTCTATATCGATAAAGGTTATTGCAGAAGCTATTATAGTTTGGATGGTATTGCGAAGAATACTGGCTTTTATTTTGAGAATGATTTGACCACAAATATCAATAGCTTCGGTAGCGGACAAAAATCAATGTATAACATCATCGCCTGCGAGCCTTTAACAACTATTATTTTTAACAAGGAACCATTATTTCAAGCGGCCAAACATGCGCCTGAGATTGAAATCCTTGGAAGACACTGTATCCGTTTGTTTGCTGCCAAACAAGAAGAATTTGCAAATCTATTTAAACTTTATGCAGCGAAAGATCGATTGGCATATTTAGAAAAGAACCATCCGATGCTATTACAACGGGTGCCGCTTTCACAGTTGGCATCATTTCTTGGTGTTGCCCGAGAGACGTTGAGTAGAATTAGAAATAGACGTGTAAATCTTAAATTTCGTGACGATTGTCACAGTTGA
- a CDS encoding DUF1572 family protein: MKTSYISSVLKQFEYYKMLGEKAMQQLPEERLFWQYNRESNSIAVIVNHIVGNMLSRFTDFLTADGEKSWRNRDAEFEDKFKNREELLAYWDSGWRCLLGAISNLTDEQLECIVYIRNDGHTVTEAINRQLAHYCYHIGQLVYIAKMAVNDHWESLSIPRNKSFDYNRRKFTQKKARRHFTDDL, translated from the coding sequence ATGAAAACCAGTTATATTTCAAGTGTATTAAAGCAATTTGAATATTACAAAATGCTCGGCGAAAAAGCTATGCAACAGTTGCCCGAAGAAAGGCTGTTCTGGCAATACAATAGAGAAAGTAATAGTATCGCTGTTATTGTAAATCATATAGTGGGTAATATGCTTTCCAGATTTACCGATTTCCTAACTGCCGACGGCGAAAAAAGTTGGCGCAATCGGGATGCTGAATTCGAGGATAAGTTTAAAAACCGCGAGGAACTACTGGCCTATTGGGATAGTGGGTGGAGGTGCTTACTGGGTGCAATAAGTAACCTCACGGATGAACAATTGGAGTGTATAGTTTACATTCGTAATGATGGGCACACGGTTACTGAAGCTATTAATCGCCAGCTCGCGCATTATTGTTATCACATAGGTCAGCTTGTTTATATTGCGAAAATGGCTGTTAATGATCACTGGGAAAGTTTATCTATTCCTCGCAATAAATCTTTCGATTATAATAGAAGGAAATTTACTCAGAAAAAAGCTAGGCGCCATTTTACTGATGATCTTTAA
- a CDS encoding helix-turn-helix domain-containing protein produces MAIPIPGTPVRGSKSGQPIMALFDLLGRSWAMGIIWHLDQGASTFRQLQTYCETISPTTLNKRLKELTDAYLLERTPNGYALTEQGKELFQLIDPLGKWAKTWAQHFK; encoded by the coding sequence ATGGCAATTCCAATTCCAGGAACACCCGTTAGAGGGTCTAAATCTGGACAACCAATTATGGCTCTTTTTGATCTGCTTGGCAGAAGCTGGGCAATGGGAATCATTTGGCATTTAGACCAGGGAGCAAGCACTTTCCGCCAGTTACAGACATACTGTGAAACTATTTCTCCAACCACTTTGAACAAACGGTTAAAGGAGTTAACTGACGCGTATTTGTTGGAACGCACCCCCAATGGATACGCATTAACGGAGCAAGGCAAAGAGCTTTTTCAGTTGATTGATCCACTTGGAAAATGGGCAAAAACATGGGCTCAACATTTTAAATAG
- a CDS encoding CDP-alcohol phosphatidyltransferase family protein — MQSNSYYIVNGITFYRLIVAPVLLLFIFTEQREIFKWLLAFSFFTDAIDGYLARKYKVVSVMGSKLDSLADDLTILVAIVGLFFWHWSFIVAEYLWISLLFILYLVQLVFALIRYKKTTSFHTYLAKIAAIFQAVFLVLTFFLSSPPTLFFYAAAAITALDIIEETIMVYLLPKWQADVKGLHEVLQQRR, encoded by the coding sequence ATGCAGAGCAATAGCTATTACATAGTCAATGGTATTACCTTCTATCGTTTAATAGTTGCTCCGGTTTTGCTATTGTTTATCTTCACAGAACAGCGGGAAATATTTAAATGGCTGCTGGCATTCAGTTTCTTTACCGATGCAATTGATGGTTATCTTGCGCGTAAGTATAAAGTGGTTAGTGTGATGGGCTCGAAACTCGACTCCCTTGCCGATGACCTGACCATTTTAGTGGCGATAGTTGGTCTTTTCTTCTGGCATTGGTCTTTTATTGTAGCGGAGTATCTGTGGATTTCACTACTGTTCATACTTTATCTCGTACAATTGGTTTTTGCACTTATACGATACAAAAAAACCACCAGTTTTCATACCTACCTGGCCAAAATTGCTGCTATTTTCCAAGCGGTTTTTTTAGTGCTTACCTTTTTTCTATCGTCGCCCCCGACCTTATTTTTTTATGCCGCAGCAGCGATTACTGCTCTGGATATTATAGAAGAGACAATTATGGTATATCTGCTACCAAAATGGCAGGCAGATGTAAAAGGACTACATGAAGTATTGCAACAAAGGCGCTAA
- a CDS encoding alkaline phosphatase family protein — protein MKNIFITIGLFFLSYLFIHAQQSHVVVISVDGFRPEFYKDPSWGMVHLRQAMTEGAYSDGVRGVFPSVTYPSHTTIVTGVKPIKHGIYYNTPLEPEGATGRWYWEYDSLKVPTLWSAAKDAGLTTACVMWPVTVKAPITWRIPEYWFLPQEKGAPKDVVGGMSKEAHPAGLYEEIRDNVNGKMAADYFTSDVNNARMTAYLIRRYKPSFTAVHIADVDHAEHEQGRDGEQVRSAVASADQAIKTIVDAVEKAGIKENTTIIVTGDHGFVDIHTQLNPNVLLAKSGLIDPKNKTHWKAFFHSSGGSSFLHLKDKNDTATLEKVKEILNSTPSGLGKLFQIVDRSGLDSIGSDPNASLALAPIQGVTFGNDVNGELLSAVKGGTHGYFPNFKEIETGFVVFGKGIRKGVVVNQMGLEDIAPLIAKLLGINFPSADGLLYPGLLQK, from the coding sequence ATGAAAAACATTTTTATAACAATAGGCCTTTTCTTTTTGTCATACCTATTCATCCACGCGCAACAATCGCACGTTGTAGTAATCAGTGTAGATGGATTTCGTCCTGAATTCTATAAGGATCCTTCCTGGGGTATGGTACATTTACGTCAAGCTATGACAGAAGGTGCTTACAGTGATGGCGTACGCGGAGTGTTCCCGTCAGTTACTTACCCATCACACACCACTATTGTAACAGGAGTAAAGCCGATAAAACACGGTATCTATTACAATACGCCACTGGAGCCGGAAGGAGCTACCGGACGTTGGTATTGGGAATATGACTCGCTAAAAGTACCAACCCTATGGAGCGCAGCCAAAGATGCCGGTTTAACCACAGCTTGTGTAATGTGGCCGGTAACGGTCAAGGCACCGATAACTTGGCGGATCCCTGAGTATTGGTTTTTACCTCAGGAAAAGGGCGCGCCAAAAGATGTTGTAGGAGGTATGTCAAAAGAGGCTCATCCAGCGGGTTTGTATGAAGAAATTCGCGATAATGTCAATGGTAAAATGGCTGCCGACTATTTCACTTCTGACGTCAATAATGCACGGATGACCGCGTATCTAATTAGAAGATACAAACCATCCTTCACAGCGGTACATATCGCAGATGTCGATCATGCCGAACATGAACAGGGGCGTGACGGTGAACAAGTCCGATCAGCCGTGGCATCGGCAGACCAAGCGATTAAGACGATCGTAGATGCTGTTGAAAAAGCCGGGATCAAGGAGAACACTACGATAATCGTAACCGGTGATCATGGCTTTGTAGATATTCATACACAATTGAATCCAAATGTGTTACTCGCAAAATCAGGCTTGATTGACCCTAAAAACAAAACTCATTGGAAAGCTTTCTTTCATAGTAGTGGCGGATCCTCTTTTTTACATCTTAAGGATAAAAACGATACGGCGACTTTAGAAAAGGTGAAAGAAATTTTGAATAGTACACCGTCGGGATTAGGTAAACTGTTTCAAATCGTGGACCGCAGCGGGCTTGACAGCATTGGTTCTGATCCGAACGCAAGCCTCGCCCTAGCCCCTATTCAGGGCGTAACGTTCGGTAATGATGTAAACGGCGAATTGCTAAGTGCAGTGAAAGGTGGTACACATGGCTATTTTCCAAATTTTAAAGAAATTGAAACCGGTTTTGTCGTATTTGGAAAAGGAATCCGTAAAGGAGTTGTCGTGAACCAAATGGGCCTTGAAGATATTGCTCCTCTTATTGCTAAGCTCTTAGGTATTAATTTTCCATCTGCAGACGGCTTGCTCTATCCCGGCTTGCTTCAAAAGTGA
- a CDS encoding Cof-type HAD-IIB family hydrolase, whose product MSNPKIQAIFFDIDGTLLGLKSKIIPDSTIEALGLLKAKGIKIIVSTGRSYEHARFLEPLGFDGFITFNGSFCVDSDGQSFFRHTIDAGDIEILQHYLATEENFPVGVMTTEGSFISHITDDVTAIFQLLKLDVPPPQPFTKALGNEVLQLNLFVDEDKETHIINNVLRNCESSRWCPVFIDVNARGISKKIGMEQFFARYNISATATMAFGDGGNDIQMLHTAGVGVAMANAGKNVKAVADHVTGTTEEDGIWNALKAYGII is encoded by the coding sequence ATGTCAAATCCGAAAATCCAAGCCATTTTTTTTGATATCGACGGCACACTCTTGGGGCTAAAAAGCAAGATAATCCCCGATTCTACGATTGAAGCCTTAGGCCTATTAAAAGCAAAAGGAATAAAAATAATTGTATCCACTGGAAGATCATATGAACACGCGCGGTTTTTGGAACCTCTTGGATTCGATGGTTTTATTACCTTTAATGGAAGCTTTTGTGTCGATAGTGATGGCCAGTCTTTCTTTCGCCACACTATTGATGCGGGCGATATAGAAATATTGCAGCACTATTTAGCTACGGAAGAAAATTTTCCGGTAGGCGTAATGACTACGGAGGGTTCTTTCATTAGCCATATTACAGACGACGTAACAGCAATTTTTCAGTTGTTAAAACTGGATGTACCGCCACCGCAGCCTTTTACCAAAGCGCTGGGTAATGAAGTGCTTCAGCTCAACCTTTTTGTGGATGAAGATAAAGAAACACACATTATCAACAATGTCTTGAGAAACTGTGAGTCGAGCCGTTGGTGTCCGGTATTTATCGACGTTAATGCTCGTGGTATCAGTAAAAAGATTGGTATGGAACAATTCTTTGCGAGATATAATATATCTGCTACTGCAACAATGGCTTTTGGCGATGGCGGTAACGATATTCAGATGCTGCATACTGCTGGAGTGGGGGTGGCGATGGCCAATGCTGGCAAAAATGTGAAAGCTGTAGCTGATCATGTGACAGGTACAACGGAGGAAGATGGTATCTGGAATGCACTAAAAGCGTATGGAATTATCTAA
- a CDS encoding glycoside hydrolase family 105 protein, which produces MKASTLVIVLCAILISACDSGSNHDLRNMPEEADPKLIGDKLVELFLNTPNSQYGNPRPENAPTQITYPDVCTWLGALWFAQSTKNENFTKRLEERFIPLMTVDSTLQPPKNHVDNNVFGAVPLELYLQTEKTNYLDTGLDYADTQWEAPEDATEEELTWADKGYSWQTRIWIDDMFMITAIQAQAYRATDNRKYIDRAAAEMVMYLDEIQQPNGLFYHSPDTKFFWGRGNGWMAVGMAELLRILPDDNPNRSRILEAYLKMMETLKELQGEDGMWHQLLDDPDAWNETSGSAMFTYSMIIGVKNGWLDEKEYAEVARKAWLTLVTYINENNEVTEVCEGTNIKDDRQYYLDRKRIVGDLHGQAPMIWCAHALTDW; this is translated from the coding sequence ATGAAAGCATCAACGTTAGTAATTGTTCTCTGCGCGATACTTATTTCTGCTTGTGATTCGGGATCGAATCACGATCTAAGAAACATGCCGGAAGAAGCGGATCCAAAACTTATTGGAGATAAACTAGTAGAGCTTTTTTTAAACACGCCGAACTCGCAGTACGGTAATCCAAGGCCAGAAAATGCTCCAACGCAGATTACGTATCCTGATGTTTGTACCTGGTTAGGTGCCTTGTGGTTTGCACAAAGCACAAAAAATGAAAATTTTACGAAAAGGTTGGAAGAGAGATTTATTCCTCTTATGACAGTAGACAGTACCTTACAGCCTCCAAAAAACCATGTAGACAATAATGTATTCGGTGCCGTTCCTTTAGAACTTTACCTTCAAACAGAAAAAACAAACTATCTTGATACTGGGCTTGATTATGCGGATACCCAGTGGGAGGCTCCGGAAGATGCAACAGAAGAAGAACTAACGTGGGCAGACAAAGGATATTCCTGGCAGACTCGTATCTGGATAGATGATATGTTTATGATCACCGCTATTCAGGCACAGGCGTATAGGGCAACAGATAATCGAAAATATATAGATCGGGCAGCTGCTGAAATGGTGATGTACCTGGATGAGATACAGCAACCCAACGGCTTGTTCTACCATTCGCCAGATACTAAATTTTTCTGGGGTAGAGGAAATGGTTGGATGGCCGTCGGCATGGCAGAGCTACTGCGTATATTACCAGATGATAATCCTAATAGATCGCGAATTCTTGAAGCCTATCTGAAGATGATGGAAACGCTTAAGGAGTTACAGGGGGAGGATGGTATGTGGCATCAGCTGCTTGATGATCCTGATGCATGGAATGAGACATCGGGATCAGCCATGTTTACTTATTCGATGATTATCGGTGTGAAAAATGGTTGGTTAGACGAAAAAGAATATGCTGAAGTGGCTCGAAAAGCTTGGCTAACGCTGGTTACCTATATCAACGAAAATAATGAAGTGACAGAAGTTTGTGAAGGGACAAACATTAAAGATGACCGACAATATTATCTGGACAGAAAACGGATAGTAGGTGATTTGCACGGGCAAGCGCCCATGATATGGTGTGCTCATGCATTAACTGATTGGTAA
- a CDS encoding helix-turn-helix domain-containing protein: MGGQWSLPICCHLTNGKLRFGQLKKLMPNIRERMLTLQLRKSEENKLEKRTVYAEVPPRVEYELTASEQELKPILGLLEQ; the protein is encoded by the coding sequence ATCGGTGGGCAATGGTCTTTACCTATATGCTGCCATTTAACTAATGGAAAACTGCGTTTCGGGCAACTGAAGAAATTAATGCCGAATATTAGGGAACGTATGCTAACATTACAGCTGCGTAAATCGGAAGAAAACAAACTGGAAAAAAGGACAGTATATGCTGAAGTACCACCGCGTGTGGAGTATGAATTGACAGCAAGTGAACAAGAACTGAAACCGATTTTAGGCCTGTTGGAACAATAG
- a CDS encoding DinB family protein: MKVIKKPLPNEFPAYSHIYMDLLEDDGKVLAHLKQNLVNIKHFIYSLPEEKLYYRYAEGKWTIKEILVHIIDDERIFAYRALRYARNDHTPLPGFEQDDYAYYSKANERSLESIFKEYEAVRSATITLFEHLPEDALMRGGVSTGNINKRTVRALAYHIAGHELRHINIIKERYL, from the coding sequence ATGAAAGTAATAAAAAAGCCGTTACCCAATGAGTTTCCTGCTTATTCACACATCTACATGGATTTATTGGAGGATGACGGAAAAGTATTGGCACATTTGAAGCAAAACCTTGTAAACATTAAACATTTCATTTATAGTCTGCCGGAAGAGAAATTGTATTACAGATATGCTGAAGGCAAATGGACAATTAAGGAGATTTTAGTTCATATTATCGATGATGAACGTATTTTCGCCTATCGTGCATTGCGTTATGCGCGAAACGATCATACACCGCTTCCAGGTTTTGAACAGGATGACTATGCTTATTATTCAAAAGCTAATGAGCGGAGCTTGGAAAGTATATTTAAAGAATACGAGGCAGTGCGCAGTGCTACCATTACACTTTTTGAACATTTACCTGAAGATGCGTTGATGAGAGGTGGTGTTTCCACGGGAAATATAAACAAAAGAACGGTTAGAGCGTTGGCGTACCATATCGCAGGTCATGAACTTCGTCATATCAATATTATTAAAGAGAGATACCTGTAA
- a CDS encoding DUF4180 domain-containing protein, which yields MNIESHTINGEKIAEIISTDVIINSTEDGLDLIGNLYYQGFDKVIIHEKNITPDFFDLKNGMAGEILQKFSNYRFKLAIVGDFMQYVSKSIKDFIYESNKVKHINFVSSTAEALKILSGNF from the coding sequence ATGAACATTGAAAGCCATACGATTAACGGGGAAAAAATTGCAGAAATTATTTCAACAGATGTTATTATTAATTCTACCGAAGATGGCTTGGACCTTATAGGTAATTTATACTATCAGGGATTTGATAAAGTCATCATTCACGAGAAGAACATTACGCCTGATTTTTTTGACCTGAAGAATGGAATGGCTGGCGAAATACTGCAAAAATTTTCGAATTACCGTTTCAAGCTTGCTATTGTTGGTGATTTCATGCAATACGTGAGCAAGAGTATCAAAGACTTTATATATGAAAGTAATAAAGTCAAACACATAAATTTCGTGTCATCTACAGCAGAAGCATTAAAGATACTTTCGGGCAATTTTTAG
- a CDS encoding SDR family oxidoreductase → MKVMLVTGASRGIGAATAILAAKAGYLVAVNYYQNKIAADNVVAAIASEGGTAVAIQADISSESEIIKLFSETDRLLGRVTALVNNAGILERQMRLEEMDALRLNRIFAANVTGQFICAREAIKRMSFKYGGKGGAIVNVSSIAAKTGAPNEYVDYAASKGAMDTLTIGLSKEVAAEGIRVNGVRPAFIHTDIHASGGDSKRIDRIKNNIPMQRGGLAREVAEAIIWLASEKSSYSTGSFINVSGGR, encoded by the coding sequence ATGAAGGTTATGCTAGTAACAGGAGCGAGCCGCGGAATTGGTGCCGCTACAGCGATCCTCGCAGCCAAAGCGGGATATCTAGTGGCAGTGAATTATTATCAGAATAAAATAGCGGCAGATAATGTTGTTGCGGCCATAGCATCCGAAGGAGGAACAGCCGTGGCTATTCAGGCTGACATTTCCAGTGAAAGCGAAATAATAAAGTTGTTTTCGGAAACAGACAGGCTTTTAGGACGTGTAACTGCCTTAGTTAATAACGCGGGAATACTCGAGCGACAAATGCGGCTGGAAGAAATGGACGCTTTACGATTGAACCGGATATTTGCGGCGAACGTTACCGGACAGTTTATTTGCGCCAGGGAAGCGATAAAACGAATGTCGTTTAAATATGGGGGAAAAGGGGGAGCAATTGTGAACGTTTCTTCAATCGCCGCAAAAACTGGAGCTCCTAATGAATATGTGGATTATGCTGCTTCAAAAGGTGCGATGGATACATTAACCATCGGCCTGTCAAAAGAAGTAGCCGCTGAAGGGATACGGGTAAACGGTGTCCGACCTGCATTTATCCATACAGACATACACGCAAGCGGAGGAGATTCCAAGCGAATTGACAGGATAAAAAATAATATTCCTATGCAAAGAGGAGGTTTGGCGAGGGAAGTGGCCGAAGCTATTATTTGGCTAGCTTCAGAAAAATCGTCTTATTCAACAGGTTCGTTCATCAATGTGAGTGGTGGCAGATAG